The following DNA comes from Terriglobia bacterium.
TGGGCCAACGCCTCCCGCATGATCTGTGCGGTCACCCCGCTGATCTTGATATCCATCTGCAGCGCGGTGATTCCCTCAGCCGTTCCCGCCACCTTGAAATCCATGTCGCCATAGTGGTCTTCAGCTCCGGCGATATCGGTCAAAATCGCATAACGATCACCCTCCTTGACCAGGCCCATCGCAATGCCCGCGACCGGGGACTTGATGGGGACGCCCGCGTCCATAAGAGCAAGCGTTGATCCGCACACCGTAGCCATCGAAGAGGAGCCATTGGATTCCAGGATGTCGGAGACGACTCGAATGGTGTACGGGAAGTTCTCTTCGGCGGGGATAACCGCGCTCAGGGCGCGCTCGGCGAGGGCGCCATGGCCGATTTCGCGCCGTCCCGGTCCCATCATCCTTCCGACTTCGCCCACGCTGAACGGAGGAAAGTTGTAATGGAGCATGAACCGCTTTTCGATCCCCTCGGCTTCCATCAGGATGTCCACACGCTGCACATCCTCTGCCGTGCCCAAGGTCGTAGTGACCAGCGCTTGGGTTTCCCCGCGGGTGAAGATGGCGGACCCGTGAGTGCGCGGCAAAACCGCCACTTCACTCGTTATGTTGCGAATTTGATCGAAGGCCCTGGAATCGGGCCGACGGCGGGCCTCGAGGATGTCCTCCCGAAAGAGTCTTTCAGAGAGATGTTCGAAGATGCGTTTCGCCTCTGCCTGTTTGGCCTCATCGGCGTCGGCCAGCGAAGCCATCAGGTCCTCCTTCACCTTCTTCACCCGTGCTTGACTCTCCAGCTTCGTGCCCCGGGTGGTGTCGAGCGCCTCCTTGAGGGGTGCCTTGAATTTCGTTTCGATCTCGGCCTTCAAGGCCTCGTCATATTTGACCGGTTCCACCGCGCGCTTTGTGATTTTCATCTGGGCGGCCAGGGAACGCTGCAGCCCCACTATCTTTTTGATCTCGGCATGACCGAATTCCAAGGCTTCCACCATCTTTTCTTCCGAGATTTCGCTGGCCCCTGACTCCACCATGACGATGCCTTCTTCACTCCCCACAACCGCCAGGTTTAGGGTCGACCGTTTCTGGTCGGCATAGTTCGGATTGACCACGAGCTGGTTGTCAATCAGTCCCACGCGCAAGGCGGCGATCGGGGTTTCAAACGGGATCTCGGACAGGAACAGGGCCGTCGAGGCGCCGGTGATCGACATGATGTCCGGGTCGTTGTCGGGGTCGGCGGAGAGCACCAGCGCAATAACCTGCGTCTCGCAACGAAATCCTTCGGGAAACAACGGTCGAATGGGGCGGTCAATCTGGCGCGATGTCAGGGTCTCCTTTTCGCTGGGCCGCCCTTCCCGCTTGATGTAGCCGCCGGGAATCTTGCCCGCGGCGTAGTTGTATTCGCGGTAGTCCACGGTGAGCGGGAAAAAATCAATTCCTTTGCGTTCTTCAAAGGACGAACATGCGGTCACCAACACCACCGTGTCGCCATAACGCACCACGGCCGAGCCGCCCGCTTGCTTGGCCCACCGGCCGGTTTCAATGGTTAGAGTCCTGCCACCCATTTCAATGCTGGCACTGTATGCCATATTCAGATTCTCCTCATGGTTGTGATTACACTAAGATGTTTCGGTTTTGTCTGCGGGGGTAAGCGGTGTGGAAGGTAGCAGAGGTTATATAGGGTTCCGAACGGTCGGAACGCTGTATCACTTCTGCTAGCTGAGACACCTCTCGATGCCGCAAACGCTTTAATCCTGGGCCCAATTCACCGCAGCGAACCGCACCCTGAAATCCTGATGCTGCCAATCGAATGCCGATCCCGGTGCCTGGCACCCGATCCTCGGGCCTCCCGGCTAGCGGCGAATGCCCAACTTTTCGATGATCGTCTTATACCCGTCCACATTGATGCTGCGAAGGTAATCCAGCAAGCGGCGGCGCTGGCTGACCATTTTCAACAGACCGCGACGCGAGGAGTGATCCTTGACATGTCCTTTGAAATGATCGTTCAGCGTGTTAATCCGCTCGCTCAGCAAGGCGATCTGAACCTCGGCGGACCCGGTATCGGTCGGATGCCTCCGATGCTCGGAAATCACTTTCGTCTTTCTCTCAACTGTCAGGGGCATTCTTCTCTACTTCTCCTGCCTTTCAATTTTTAAAACATAGAAACTACCACATAACCTCAATTCTTGTAAATAGATTTGTCGATCAGGAACCCTGAGGCCAAGGTCTGGCAACCCCTCCCAGGACGGTCCGCACACCGCCGGAGGAGGATCCATCTTCATTTGGAACTTGATTTGGAACTTGAATTTTGGGTTTTATTTGGATTTTGGAATTTGGAGTTTGCTTATCTGATGGCGGGGTGGCGCATACATCTCGTTTTGCGCGATGTGTGCGAGTCATGTGAGGGAATGGAGTTCCACTGCGAACTCACAACGATGTTTCTGCAGCTTCAAAGTATACGGGTGGATCGAGATGAGTCAGACTTCCGCGCTAGCATAGGCCTTGTTCTTTTTTGGTTCAACACGGTGAAGGAGTTTGAGCCATGCTTGGCAATTCCTCGAATAGGGATCAAGTACCGGCCTTCATAGTACTCAAACTGCAACACTAATTTAATGATCAGACAAAGCCACCATGCTCCATTAGTTGTAAAAAATGTTCACATTTTCAAGTTCCATGAATGACAATTAAGTAATTTATTTTATTATATTTAATAATATATTGATTGTGCAATCTAAATCGATATTACTTCTGATATCAATCTGCATATCTTGACAGATTTCATTTTTGGTTTATTATGCGCCTGATAGGATTTTGATGGCTAAGAATCCAATTGATATTCCAAGCGAGGCTCTAATGAAATCTTCCAAGGCTAAGATTAAGGAAACCACTCTCCGCCTGCCGGCTCATGTGTATTATCGAGCAAAGGCTGTCGTTAAAAGTGGCTCCAGCGATATCAGAAAGTTGAATGATTTTTACGTCCTAGCCATTCGAAGATATTTGGAGGAATTAGAAAGGAAGAGAATTGACGACGCTTTTACTGGAATGGCCACAGATGTGAATTACCGAACCGAAGCACAAGTGATTGC
Coding sequences within:
- the pnp gene encoding polyribonucleotide nucleotidyltransferase, yielding MAYSASIEMGGRTLTIETGRWAKQAGGSAVVRYGDTVVLVTACSSFEERKGIDFFPLTVDYREYNYAAGKIPGGYIKREGRPSEKETLTSRQIDRPIRPLFPEGFRCETQVIALVLSADPDNDPDIMSITGASTALFLSEIPFETPIAALRVGLIDNQLVVNPNYADQKRSTLNLAVVGSEEGIVMVESGASEISEEKMVEALEFGHAEIKKIVGLQRSLAAQMKITKRAVEPVKYDEALKAEIETKFKAPLKEALDTTRGTKLESQARVKKVKEDLMASLADADEAKQAEAKRIFEHLSERLFREDILEARRRPDSRAFDQIRNITSEVAVLPRTHGSAIFTRGETQALVTTTLGTAEDVQRVDILMEAEGIEKRFMLHYNFPPFSVGEVGRMMGPGRREIGHGALAERALSAVIPAEENFPYTIRVVSDILESNGSSSMATVCGSTLALMDAGVPIKSPVAGIAMGLVKEGDRYAILTDIAGAEDHYGDMDFKVAGTAEGITALQMDIKISGVTAQIMREALAQAQKARLFILDRMKEALAAPRPAISPLAPRIFTVQIKTDKIRDVIGPGGKVIRSIIEQTGVKINVNDDGKIDIAAIDEEGAKKAIQMIKDLTAEAEVGKTYVGRVSRIADFGAFVEIIPGTDGLLHISEIDEQRIREVRDVLKEGDTVMVKVIGVEGNKIKLSRKAVLREQRGKTGAAHGGHHSPKGN
- the rpsO gene encoding 30S ribosomal protein S15, translated to MPLTVERKTKVISEHRRHPTDTGSAEVQIALLSERINTLNDHFKGHVKDHSSRRGLLKMVSQRRRLLDYLRSINVDGYKTIIEKLGIRR
- a CDS encoding CopG family transcriptional regulator, yielding MAKNPIDIPSEALMKSSKAKIKETTLRLPAHVYYRAKAVVKSGSSDIRKLNDFYVLAIRRYLEELERKRIDDAFTGMATDVNYRTEAQVIASEFEGSDWEALNSK